ACTGGCCAAGACAGGCAGGATCGCCGGGGCCGTCCACGTGCCCCGCGGGTTCGTTGAGTTCCAGGCCGACCCCGCGAGCCCGACCCACCGGGCCGAACTCGGCGGTGGCAAGCGCCTGGTGCTCTACTGCGGCTCCGGCAACCGCTCGGCCCTGGCCGCCAAGTCGCTTAACGACATGGGCCTCGGCCCCGTCGCCCATGTCGCCGGCGGCTTCCCGGCCCTGGCGAAGGCCGGCGGTACCGTCGATCCGGCCTGATCATGACCGGGGAGGCGACAGGCCGCAAGTCACCGCCGACCCGCGGCCTCCAGGCAGGGGCGGTCCACGATCTCGACCGCG
The sequence above is drawn from the Methylobacterium mesophilicum SR1.6/6 genome and encodes:
- a CDS encoding rhodanese-like domain-containing protein, encoding MTTISAKDLVAQANREVETLTAEEALARLGQPGTVLVDVREGEELAKTGRIAGAVHVPRGFVEFQADPASPTHRAELGGGKRLVLYCGSGNRSALAAKSLNDMGLGPVAHVAGGFPALAKAGGTVDPA